GCATGCCGAGGACGACAAAGACGGTCATGCCGATCCACTCGCCATGTTGCAGGTGGAAGACTTTGGCCAACAGGGTGGAAAACACGATCGCCAAGCCGAGGCGGACGGCGTGGATATGGCGGCGATAGCGGTAGCGTTCGTAGGCGTTGAGCCAGCGTTCGGAAAAATGGAGGCGTTCGGATTGGGCAGGCATGTTGTGAAACGTATGGGTATGTGGGGATGTAAATTATAACTGATTGGTAAAGCAGATGAAATTTGAACCGCTCTCAAACGGCTTGTCCTATTGCAGAATTTCTCTACCACAAGCGGATATAATGGCGGCTTTGAATCAGACAGGCGGTGAAGAAATGGCGATGGTTTTAAGCGCAGGCGTGGATGAAGCGGGACGCGGCCCTTTGGTCGGCAGCGTATTTGCGGCGGCAGTGATTTTGCCGGAACATTTTGACCTGCCGGGTTTGACCGACTCAAAAAAACTGAGCGAAAAAAAGCGCGATATGTTGGCGCAGATGATTAAGGAACAGGCGGTCGCGTGGAGCATTGCCTTTGCCGACCCCGACGAAATCCTGCAACTGAACATCCTGCACGCAACCATGGCCGCGATGAAGCGCGCCATCGAGGGGCTGTCGGTTACTCCCGACAAAGTGTGGATAGACGGCAACCGCGTGCCGAAAGATTTGAATGTCCCTGCCGAAGCCGTGGTCAAAGGCGACAGCAAAATCATCGAGATTTCCGCCGCTTCGGTTTTGGCCAAAACCGCACGTGATGCGGAAATGTATGAATTGGCGAAACGCTATCCGCAATACGGGTTTGACCGCCATAAAGGCTACGGCACGGCGCAACATTTGGCCGCGTTGAAACAATACGGCGTATTGCCGGAACACCGCCGCGATTTTGCACCGGTCAAAACCTTATTGGCACAAGGCAATCTGTTTGAAGAATGAAAGCATATCAAAAGGCCGTCTGAAAGATTTCAGACGGCCTTGTTTTTTAGGAAAGTATCATTTCAACGCAGCCAAACACTCTTTAATCAACTCAGGGCCACGATAAATCAAACCGCTGTACACCTGAACCGCACTGGCGCCCAAGCGGATTTTTTCTGCCGCGTCCGCGCCGTTCATAATGCCGCCGACGCCGATAATCGGCAGCTTGCCGTCAATGCGTTCTGCCAAAAGTTTCAACACCTGATTGCTTTTCTCGCGTACGGGCAAGCCGCTCAAGCCGCCTTGTTCGCCTGCGAGCGGATGGCTGCCCAAGCTTGATTTGTCGATGGTTGTGTTGGTGGCGATGATGCCGTCCATTTCCACGGATTTGACCACATGGGCGATGTCGTCGATTTGCGCTTCGTCCAAATCCGGCGCGATTTTGACCGCCAGCGGCACATATTTGCCATGAGCGGCCGCCAGTTGCGCCTGTTTGTTTTTCAAGGCTTCCAACAATGCGCTCAACTCGTCGCCGCCTTGCAAGGCACGCAGGTTTTTCGTATTGGGGGAGGAAATGTTGACCGTGATGTAGCTTGCGTGGGCGTAGGCTTTTTCCAAGCAAATCAGATAATCGTCGGCCGCATTTTCAATCGGCGTAACGGCATTTTTACCGATGTTGATGCCCAAAATGCCTTTAAAGCGGCTGTTTTCAATGTTGCGGATCATCGCGTCGATGCCGTGGTTGTTGAAACCCATGCGGTTGATGATGCCTTGGT
This genomic interval from Neisseria sp. Marseille-Q5346 contains the following:
- the rnhB gene encoding ribonuclease HII, yielding MAMVLSAGVDEAGRGPLVGSVFAAAVILPEHFDLPGLTDSKKLSEKKRDMLAQMIKEQAVAWSIAFADPDEILQLNILHATMAAMKRAIEGLSVTPDKVWIDGNRVPKDLNVPAEAVVKGDSKIIEISAASVLAKTARDAEMYELAKRYPQYGFDRHKGYGTAQHLAALKQYGVLPEHRRDFAPVKTLLAQGNLFEE
- a CDS encoding quinone-dependent dihydroorotate dehydrogenase; its protein translation is MYSLVRPILFRFDAEKAHHFTLNSLRSIEKLGLLPKVDSHTRPTELMGLQLPNPVGLAAGLDKNGECIDAFAALGFGFVEIGTVTPKPQPGNPQPRLFRVPEHQGIINRMGFNNHGIDAMIRNIENSRFKGILGINIGKNAVTPIENAADDYLICLEKAYAHASYITVNISSPNTKNLRALQGGDELSALLEALKNKQAQLAAAHGKYVPLAVKIAPDLDEAQIDDIAHVVKSVEMDGIIATNTTIDKSSLGSHPLAGEQGGLSGLPVREKSNQVLKLLAERIDGKLPIIGVGGIMNGADAAEKIRLGASAVQVYSGLIYRGPELIKECLAALK